A window from Oscillatoria salina IIICB1 encodes these proteins:
- a CDS encoding XisI protein: MEGVTDKLINYQQIVQQLLTGYAEVKPAYGDLEVETIFDTQRDRYQIVHLGWQHKRWVHHCVIHLDIRNEKIWIFYNSTEHDIAADLVDLGVPKQDIVLGFHPPFMREMSDYAVG; this comes from the coding sequence ATGGAAGGAGTGACGGATAAACTAATCAACTATCAGCAAATTGTGCAGCAATTGTTGACTGGTTACGCAGAAGTTAAGCCAGCTTATGGCGATCTTGAGGTTGAGACTATTTTTGATACACAGCGAGATCGCTATCAAATTGTGCATCTGGGTTGGCAGCATAAACGCTGGGTGCATCATTGTGTAATCCATCTTGATATTCGCAATGAGAAAATCTGGATTTTTTACAATTCAACTGAGCATGATATTGCAGCAGATTTAGTCGATTTGGGTGTGCCAAAACAAGATATTGTACTAGGTTTTCATCCTCCTTTCATGCGAGAAATGAGTGACTATGCAGTGGGCTAA
- a CDS encoding XisH family protein: MAKDRFHQVVKTALTKDGWNVTHDPLQIKVGGVDMEIDLGAERLLAAERGDEKIAVEVKSFLASASAISEFHTALGQFINYRAALRREEPDRVLYLAVPDLVYNSFFQKDFPASMLQENSVKLIVYDIELEQISLWKE, translated from the coding sequence GTGGCTAAGGATCGTTTTCATCAAGTTGTTAAGACGGCTCTTACTAAAGATGGGTGGAACGTCACTCACGATCCACTTCAGATTAAAGTAGGTGGTGTAGATATGGAAATTGACTTGGGTGCAGAAAGATTACTGGCTGCGGAGCGAGGAGATGAGAAAATTGCGGTTGAAGTCAAAAGTTTTTTGGCTAGTGCCTCGGCAATTTCAGAATTTCATACAGCGCTGGGGCAGTTTATTAATTATCGGGCTGCATTGCGTCGTGAAGAACCCGATCGCGTTCTCTATTTAGCCGTCCCCGATCTAGTCTATAACAGTTTCTTTCAAAAAGATTTTCCCGCCTCAATGCTGCAAGAAAATTCCGTAAAACTGATTGTTTACGACATTGAATTGGAGCAAATTTCACTATGGAAGGAGTGA
- a CDS encoding aldo/keto reductase, translated as MQTRRFGKTNLLYSVFSLGTMRCLASAENTWETVSQAVRLGINHLETARGYGKSEEYLGLALQKGLGVTRDRLYITSKLPPTPDADQMRLWIDESLSRLQLNYLDCLAIHGINTWEHLSWVTDKNGCFAAIAEALTDGKIRHLGFSTHAPLEIILAAIATDLFEFVNLHYYYFFQRNQPAVQLAWEKDLGVFIISPADKGGLLYNPPETLSKLCAPFSPLELNYRFLLSDRRITTLSLGATNPLQLYDPLQMADSDYPLTGSEQEIFARLENHSQKILASDRCSQCYQCLPCPEEINIPEVLRLRNLAVAYNMNEYGKYRYRMFGNAGHWFPGSKGSHCTDCGECLPRCPEQLDIPTLLRDTHQRLNGSPRRRLWE; from the coding sequence ATGCAAACTAGGCGCTTTGGCAAAACTAATTTGCTTTATTCAGTATTTTCTTTGGGAACTATGCGTTGTTTAGCTTCTGCGGAAAATACTTGGGAAACTGTCTCTCAGGCTGTGAGGTTGGGCATAAATCATCTGGAAACTGCTAGAGGTTACGGTAAAAGTGAGGAGTATCTGGGATTAGCTTTGCAAAAGGGATTAGGCGTAACGCGAGATCGATTGTATATTACCTCGAAGCTACCCCCAACGCCGGATGCTGACCAAATGCGTCTCTGGATTGATGAATCTCTCAGCCGTTTACAACTAAATTATCTCGACTGTTTAGCGATTCATGGGATTAATACTTGGGAACATCTGAGTTGGGTGACAGACAAAAATGGTTGTTTTGCCGCGATCGCTGAAGCTTTGACTGATGGTAAAATTAGACATCTCGGTTTTTCGACTCATGCTCCTTTAGAAATTATCCTCGCGGCGATCGCTACTGACCTGTTTGAGTTTGTTAATCTTCACTACTATTATTTCTTTCAACGCAATCAACCCGCAGTGCAACTGGCTTGGGAAAAGGATTTAGGAGTATTTATTATCTCTCCTGCGGATAAAGGCGGTTTGCTATACAATCCACCAGAAACCCTCAGCAAATTATGTGCGCCCTTCTCACCTTTAGAATTAAACTATCGCTTTTTGTTAAGCGATCGCCGCATCACTACTCTTAGTTTAGGTGCAACTAACCCGCTACAGTTGTACGATCCGCTACAAATGGCTGATTCTGATTACCCTTTAACGGGTAGCGAACAAGAAATTTTTGCTCGTTTAGAAAATCATAGCCAAAAAATCTTAGCCAGCGATCGCTGTAGCCAATGTTATCAATGTTTGCCCTGTCCCGAAGAAATTAATATTCCTGAAGTTTTGCGACTGCGGAATTTAGCCGTAGCCTACAATATGAATGAATATGGAAAATATCGCTATCGAATGTTTGGTAACGCCGGACATTGGTTTCCCGGAAGCAAAGGTTCTCACTGTACCGACTGCGGTGAATGTCTTCCTCGCTGTCCCGAACAACTCGATATTCCCACTTTACTCCGAGATACACATCAACGCCTTAACGGTTCCCCACGACGGCGACTTTGGGAATAA
- a CDS encoding bifunctional nuclease family protein gives MIEMKVAGIALDAITRSPIVLLKDGSDRRALPIFIGQDQAKAIISALEKQKMPRPLTHDLMANLLEAWEMTLERVIIHSLQDNTFYAVLCMSQGETKKEIDCRPSDAIAIALRTNSPIWVMEEVVADASIPVDRDADEEERQAFKQFVSNIRPEDFIQRGRFSGES, from the coding sequence ATGATTGAAATGAAAGTTGCTGGAATTGCACTAGATGCTATCACCCGCAGTCCGATAGTTTTACTCAAAGACGGTTCCGATAGACGCGCCTTGCCCATTTTCATCGGGCAAGATCAGGCAAAAGCAATTATCAGTGCTTTAGAAAAACAAAAAATGCCTCGCCCTCTCACCCACGATTTGATGGCTAATCTGTTGGAAGCATGGGAGATGACCCTAGAACGAGTTATCATTCACTCGCTCCAAGATAATACCTTCTATGCTGTCCTTTGTATGAGCCAGGGCGAAACTAAAAAAGAAATTGATTGTCGTCCCAGTGATGCGATCGCGATCGCCCTCCGTACGAATAGCCCGATTTGGGTGATGGAAGAGGTAGTAGCCGATGCTTCAATCCCGGTAGACCGGGATGCTGATGAAGAAGAACGCCAAGCTTTTAAGCAGTTTGTCTCTAATATCCGTCCAGAGGATTTTATTCAACGGGGACGTTTTAGTGGCGAGTCTTAG
- the ribE gene encoding riboflavin synthase — translation MFTGLIQALGIIKPQGSDRFAIEIRPDCDRTILSDLAIGDSIAVDGVCLTAEEVLPNGFVATASPETLQRTSLGQRSQTGNYVNLEASVRVGSKLGGHFVTGHVDAVGYLSESIQTERAWEMSFVSSGDGSQWQQQIARYLVAKGSIAVNGISLTVADCHADGSWFKVAVIPHTYANTNLCYLESGSLVNLESDILGKYVDKLLKFSSGSESPQEDISISFLAEHGYW, via the coding sequence ATGTTCACCGGATTAATTCAAGCCCTAGGTATCATTAAACCCCAAGGTAGCGATCGCTTCGCGATTGAAATTCGTCCTGATTGCGATCGCACGATCTTGTCGGATTTGGCGATCGGCGATAGTATTGCTGTTGATGGTGTTTGTTTAACGGCTGAAGAGGTTTTACCCAATGGCTTTGTCGCTACGGCTTCACCAGAAACTCTACAGCGTACTAGCCTCGGACAGCGCAGCCAAACTGGCAATTATGTTAATTTAGAAGCTTCGGTACGAGTTGGAAGTAAATTAGGCGGACATTTTGTTACAGGTCATGTCGATGCGGTTGGTTATTTAAGCGAATCGATTCAAACTGAAAGAGCCTGGGAAATGTCGTTTGTTTCTTCGGGTGATGGTAGTCAATGGCAGCAGCAAATTGCTCGTTATCTGGTTGCTAAAGGTAGTATAGCGGTTAATGGCATTAGCTTGACTGTAGCAGATTGTCACGCTGATGGCAGTTGGTTCAAGGTGGCTGTAATTCCCCACACTTATGCGAATACGAATCTTTGTTACCTCGAATCGGGTAGTTTGGTCAACTTAGAAAGCGATATTTTAGGGAAATACGTCGATAAGTTGTTAAAATTTAGTTCGGGAAGCGAATCTCCTCAAGAAGATATCAGTATCTCGTTTTTGGCTGAACATGGTTATTGGTGA
- a CDS encoding biotin--[acetyl-CoA-carboxylase] ligase: MAFDRQKFLTQLHKLSPEGQKYEIPLHNFAKVSSTNQTLWQLLETGATTPRIVIAEQQTAGKGQWGRSWVSEVGGLYISLALSPNIPATNSAHLTIFSAWGVANSLRNYHIPVLIKWSNDLILAGRKLGGILTETRVQQGNINRAVIGVGINWGNLVPDTGISLQSFREDRETILLDSLEDLAAIIVTGILAAFRDYASLGIEKILANYRELLINLGRKVVIDGSPGIIVGVTPKGELRIRLSSQGASTEITRSPGTIQLGYDFSGN, from the coding sequence GTGGCATTCGATCGACAAAAATTTCTCACGCAGTTACACAAATTGTCTCCCGAAGGACAAAAATACGAAATTCCGCTTCACAACTTCGCCAAAGTTAGTTCCACTAACCAAACACTTTGGCAATTATTAGAAACAGGTGCAACTACTCCTAGAATAGTTATAGCCGAACAGCAAACCGCAGGTAAAGGACAGTGGGGGCGATCGTGGGTTTCGGAAGTTGGCGGATTATATATTTCGCTTGCTTTATCTCCGAATATTCCCGCAACAAATAGCGCCCATTTGACTATTTTTTCGGCTTGGGGAGTGGCGAATAGTTTACGAAATTATCACATTCCGGTATTAATAAAGTGGTCTAATGATTTGATTTTAGCAGGACGGAAACTGGGCGGAATTCTCACCGAAACTCGCGTTCAACAGGGAAATATAAATCGTGCAGTTATTGGTGTAGGAATTAATTGGGGAAATTTGGTTCCTGATACGGGGATAAGTTTGCAATCTTTCCGGGAAGATCGAGAGACAATTTTGCTTGATTCGTTAGAAGATTTAGCAGCAATTATTGTTACGGGAATTTTAGCTGCGTTTCGCGATTACGCATCATTAGGAATAGAGAAAATTTTAGCTAATTATCGAGAATTATTGATTAATTTGGGGAGGAAAGTAGTTATCGATGGTTCTCCGGGAATTATAGTTGGAGTTACCCCTAAAGGTGAACTTCGCATACGCTTATCTTCTCAAGGTGCAAGTACAGAAATTACGCGATCGCCAGGTACAATTCAACTTGGCTATGATTTTAGTGGGAATTAG
- the pgeF gene encoding peptidoglycan editing factor PgeF yields the protein MLTPSWQWQNWRGLPYLTCSLLADWQHGFFTQQFDSLSPQQLTEILQPEATAYRLKQVHGNAVLTPTEIETEIASETEEIYAPGDGIITTKPLESVWVASADCTPVLIADRVTGKVAAVHAGWRGTAQKIVPVAIARFLSLGSSLDDLLVAMGPAIAPEVYQVSETVAAEVSASIIPQTDANDKEKMLIQLAELPNSPLFPDPQPGKVKIDVRRFNQIQLEQLGLRNEQVAIAPFCTYQQPEHFFSYRRSKQKKIQWSGIISK from the coding sequence ATGTTAACTCCTAGTTGGCAGTGGCAAAATTGGCGAGGTTTGCCTTATTTAACTTGTAGTCTTTTAGCTGATTGGCAACATGGCTTTTTTACCCAGCAATTTGACTCTCTTTCTCCCCAACAATTAACCGAGATTTTACAGCCAGAAGCAACAGCTTATCGACTCAAACAAGTTCACGGTAACGCCGTTTTAACTCCCACCGAAATTGAAACAGAAATTGCGTCCGAAACTGAGGAAATTTATGCTCCTGGCGATGGGATAATTACCACCAAACCCCTAGAGTCAGTTTGGGTAGCTTCTGCTGATTGTACCCCAGTTTTGATTGCCGATCGCGTAACTGGAAAAGTCGCCGCAGTTCATGCTGGTTGGCGCGGTACGGCGCAAAAAATCGTTCCCGTAGCGATCGCGCGTTTTCTGAGTTTGGGCAGTTCTCTGGACGATTTGCTCGTGGCAATGGGTCCCGCGATCGCCCCAGAAGTTTATCAAGTCTCCGAAACCGTCGCCGCCGAAGTTAGTGCGAGCATTATACCACAAACCGACGCAAATGACAAGGAAAAAATGCTGATTCAATTAGCCGAATTACCCAATTCTCCCTTATTTCCCGACCCTCAACCAGGGAAAGTCAAAATCGACGTGCGGAGGTTCAACCAAATCCAACTAGAGCAGTTAGGATTGAGAAACGAGCAAGTGGCGATCGCGCCATTTTGTACCTATCAGCAACCCGAACATTTCTTTTCCTATCGTCGCAGCAAACAAAAGAAAATTCAATGGTCAGGAATTATCAGCAAATAA
- a CDS encoding DUF3493 domain-containing protein has protein sequence MMAEKRKPPGSKLDPEKYARLKAEAKAPYRGLRKFIYFTFGASGLIGAVVFLAQLAAGRDVATALPNFALQVGVVALMIFLFRWENEVERKG, from the coding sequence ATGATGGCAGAAAAGCGCAAACCACCAGGAAGTAAACTCGATCCCGAAAAATACGCTAGGCTGAAGGCAGAAGCGAAAGCACCTTATCGAGGTTTACGGAAATTTATCTATTTCACTTTCGGGGCTTCGGGCTTGATTGGTGCAGTAGTTTTTCTGGCGCAGTTAGCCGCAGGTAGAGATGTGGCTACGGCTTTACCTAATTTTGCTTTGCAAGTTGGTGTGGTGGCGCTGATGATTTTTCTGTTTCGTTGGGAAAATGAGGTGGAACGCAAGGGGTAA
- a CDS encoding FHA domain-containing protein encodes MEIEHRLGLYQVFLKLYEHNRSLLDEILQLENTRNRNLTRFSPQYVVGVVEKEQVYLVTNLLKGKTQKILQPEKIWTIGRAKNLAFSIFDERLSRHHAVIKYLDNQGFYLVDLDSTNGTYVNHEPVHEPILLKEGDRVRLGTITFSFFLCEEVQSLNPVPQEVLAKLSHTTSSKSPGKKAQAAVAIEDKDTDLFLKNRSRHPSSVAGKAELELSQKQRSQMLDRFFERQKSN; translated from the coding sequence ATGGAAATAGAACATCGTTTGGGTTTATATCAAGTCTTTTTGAAACTTTACGAGCATAATCGCAGTTTGCTCGATGAAATTCTTCAGTTAGAAAATACTAGAAACCGAAATCTTACTCGTTTTTCGCCACAATATGTGGTTGGTGTGGTGGAAAAAGAGCAAGTTTATTTAGTTACTAATTTATTAAAAGGTAAAACACAAAAAATTCTGCAACCGGAAAAAATTTGGACAATTGGACGGGCGAAAAATCTGGCTTTCTCAATTTTTGACGAACGTTTGTCTCGACATCATGCTGTTATTAAATATCTGGATAACCAAGGTTTTTACCTGGTAGATTTAGATAGCACAAATGGGACTTATGTCAACCACGAACCCGTCCACGAACCTATTTTACTCAAAGAAGGCGATCGCGTGCGTCTCGGTACGATTACTTTCTCGTTTTTCCTCTGCGAAGAGGTACAAAGCTTAAATCCTGTTCCCCAGGAGGTTTTAGCGAAATTGAGTCACACCACTTCCTCCAAATCACCTGGGAAAAAAGCTCAAGCTGCGGTTGCAATTGAAGATAAGGATACCGATTTATTTCTCAAAAACAGATCGCGTCATCCCTCATCTGTTGCGGGAAAAGCCGAGCTAGAATTAAGTCAGAAACAGCGATCGCAAATGTTGGATCGTTTCTTTGAGCGACAAAAAAGTAACTAA
- the recA gene encoding recombinase RecA, which produces MATNITTITTSPEKEKALNLVLNQIERSFGKGSIMRLGDATRMRVETIPSGALTLDLALGGGIPKGRIVEIYGPESAGKTTLALHAVAEVQKAGGVAAFVDAEHALDPAYSSVLGVDIENLLVSQPDTGESALEIVDQLVRSAAVDIVVVDSVAALTPRAEIEGEMGDTQVGLQARLMSKALRKIAGNIGKSGCTVIFLNQLRQKIGITYGSPEVTTGGNALKFYASVRLDIRRIQTLKKGSEGEYGIRAKVKVAKNKIAPPFRIAEFDIIFGQGISRMGCMLDLAEQTGVVNRKGAWYSYEGDNISQGRDNAVKYLDENPEVAVEIEQKVREQLDLGAIVPANSVTRGDEDSQEEE; this is translated from the coding sequence ATGGCTACAAATATCACTACCATTACTACCAGTCCCGAAAAGGAAAAAGCACTTAACTTAGTTCTCAATCAAATCGAACGCAGTTTCGGTAAAGGTTCGATTATGCGTCTGGGAGATGCTACTCGGATGCGAGTAGAAACCATCCCCAGTGGAGCGCTAACTTTAGATTTAGCATTAGGTGGCGGTATTCCCAAAGGTCGGATCGTCGAAATTTATGGTCCTGAAAGTGCAGGTAAAACTACTTTAGCGCTTCATGCCGTTGCAGAGGTACAAAAAGCTGGCGGTGTTGCAGCTTTCGTTGATGCGGAACACGCTTTAGATCCAGCTTACTCTTCAGTGTTAGGTGTTGATATCGAAAATTTGCTGGTTTCGCAACCAGATACAGGTGAGTCAGCGTTAGAAATTGTCGATCAGTTAGTGCGATCGGCAGCCGTTGATATTGTAGTTGTAGACTCGGTAGCAGCGCTTACACCTCGCGCGGAAATTGAAGGGGAAATGGGCGATACTCAAGTGGGTTTACAAGCTCGTTTGATGAGTAAAGCTTTGCGGAAAATTGCTGGTAATATTGGTAAGTCTGGCTGTACCGTGATTTTCCTGAACCAGTTACGGCAAAAAATTGGGATCACCTATGGTAGTCCAGAAGTAACTACTGGTGGTAATGCGCTGAAATTCTATGCTTCGGTACGTTTAGATATTCGTCGCATTCAAACCTTGAAAAAAGGTAGTGAGGGCGAGTATGGTATTCGTGCGAAAGTTAAAGTAGCTAAGAATAAGATTGCTCCTCCTTTCCGCATTGCTGAATTTGACATTATTTTCGGTCAAGGAATTTCCCGGATGGGATGTATGCTAGATTTGGCTGAACAAACTGGCGTAGTTAATCGCAAAGGAGCTTGGTATAGCTACGAAGGTGATAATATTTCTCAAGGTCGGGATAATGCGGTTAAGTATTTAGACGAAAATCCCGAAGTTGCCGTAGAAATTGAGCAAAAAGTACGCGAACAATTAGATTTGGGTGCTATTGTTCCCGCTAATTCAGTGACTCGTGGGGATGAAGACTCTCAAGAAGAAGAGTAA
- a CDS encoding aldo/keto reductase encodes MQKIQLGQNGPTVNPLGIGTWAWGDKLFWAYGQDYGVDDVRQAFKAAIDAGVTFFDTAEVYGLGKSESLLGKFMQELGQPVDIATKYGPVPWRFTGSAVSDAITASLQRLQIEQITLYQVHWSFTFFMSQETLMNALADEVKRGRIASVGVSNYSAQQMREAHQLLAARGVPLAVNQVQYSLLHRNIETNGILAAARELDVTILAYSPLAQGLLTGKYSAENVNKPGGARNFDPRFSKSGLEKIAPVLNLLRQFGEKYDKTPAQVALNWLIAQGNVIPIPGAKNAQQAAQNAGALGWSLTDAEVAELAIGD; translated from the coding sequence ATGCAAAAGATCCAATTAGGACAAAACGGTCCCACTGTCAACCCTCTCGGTATCGGTACTTGGGCATGGGGCGACAAGTTATTTTGGGCTTATGGTCAAGACTACGGGGTTGATGACGTGCGTCAAGCCTTCAAAGCAGCTATAGACGCAGGTGTTACCTTCTTTGACACGGCTGAAGTCTACGGTTTAGGAAAGTCAGAATCTCTGCTTGGCAAATTTATGCAAGAATTAGGACAGCCTGTAGATATCGCCACTAAATACGGTCCCGTACCCTGGCGTTTTACAGGAAGTGCTGTTTCTGATGCGATTACTGCCAGTCTCCAACGCTTACAAATCGAACAAATTACACTTTACCAAGTCCATTGGTCTTTCACCTTCTTCATGAGTCAAGAAACCTTGATGAATGCCTTGGCAGATGAAGTCAAGCGAGGCAGAATAGCCAGTGTGGGTGTAAGTAATTACTCAGCCCAGCAAATGCGCGAAGCCCATCAACTGCTAGCAGCTAGGGGAGTACCTTTAGCAGTCAATCAAGTACAATATTCTCTATTGCATCGAAATATCGAAACTAATGGTATCCTCGCTGCGGCTCGTGAGTTAGATGTGACAATTTTGGCTTATAGTCCTTTAGCACAAGGATTGCTAACTGGCAAGTATTCCGCAGAAAATGTTAACAAACCCGGTGGGGCGCGTAACTTTGACCCTCGTTTTAGTAAAAGTGGCTTAGAAAAAATTGCGCCCGTACTGAATTTATTGCGTCAGTTTGGCGAAAAATACGACAAAACCCCCGCCCAAGTTGCGTTGAATTGGTTAATCGCCCAAGGTAATGTTATCCCGATTCCAGGCGCAAAAAATGCCCAGCAAGCAGCGCAAAATGCTGGGGCTTTAGGTTGGAGTCTCACCGATGCGGAAGTGGCAGAATTAGCGATTGGGGATTAG
- a CDS encoding BCD family MFS transporter, whose protein sequence is METENLNNSEFDKYSSKKPLPKINLWTMFRLGLFQMGLGIMSLLTLGVLNRVMIDELTVLPLLAAGAIAMHQFVSPARIWFGQMSDGKPIFGYHRSVYVWFGAAGFTITSFLALQVIWQLGISLQNSGWSGQTYVWVAILAVAFAIYGLALSASSTPFAALLVDVSDDDNRGKLIGIVWSMLMVGIVVGAIVGSRLLETPEVCGAAILNYNPGATAEVANIPRLQATINPVFIIMPAIVFGLCLLATLGVEKKYSRYSSRATITEREDQVTLKRALRVLTSSRQTGIFFTFLLILTISLFMQDAVLEPYGGEVFGMCISETTKLNVPFGVGTLIGIGSTGFLLLPRLGKKNTTKFGCMGAAVSFGLIILSGFTANAGLLKGSLLFFGLSSGVLTAGATSLMLDLTAAETAGTFIGAWGLAQAIARGLATVLGGAVLNLGKLIFTVPVLAYGTVFAMQAIGMIVAIWFLRRVNIREFQANAKAAIATVMEGDLDG, encoded by the coding sequence ATGGAAACTGAGAATTTGAATAATTCTGAATTTGATAAATATTCGTCGAAAAAACCACTACCGAAAATCAATTTATGGACGATGTTTCGGTTGGGTTTATTTCAGATGGGACTGGGGATTATGTCACTCCTGACTTTAGGGGTGCTAAACCGAGTAATGATTGACGAATTAACAGTGTTACCGTTACTTGCGGCTGGTGCGATCGCGATGCACCAATTTGTTAGTCCGGCGCGAATTTGGTTTGGTCAAATGTCTGATGGAAAACCGATTTTTGGTTATCATCGTAGTGTTTATGTTTGGTTTGGGGCAGCAGGATTTACGATTACTTCTTTCTTGGCTTTACAAGTAATTTGGCAGTTGGGAATTAGTTTGCAAAATTCTGGTTGGAGTGGACAAACTTATGTTTGGGTGGCAATTTTAGCGGTAGCTTTTGCTATTTATGGGTTGGCTTTGAGTGCGAGTTCGACTCCTTTTGCGGCGTTGTTGGTAGATGTTTCTGATGATGATAATCGAGGTAAATTAATCGGTATTGTTTGGTCGATGCTGATGGTGGGGATTGTGGTTGGAGCAATTGTTGGCTCAAGGTTATTAGAAACTCCGGAAGTTTGTGGCGCAGCAATTTTAAATTATAATCCGGGAGCGACGGCAGAGGTAGCTAATATTCCGAGGTTACAAGCAACAATTAATCCAGTTTTTATAATTATGCCTGCAATTGTTTTCGGCTTGTGTTTGCTGGCAACTTTGGGTGTGGAAAAAAAGTATTCTCGTTATAGTTCTCGTGCGACAATTACTGAACGAGAAGACCAAGTTACTTTGAAAAGGGCGTTGCGAGTTTTAACTTCTAGTCGCCAAACTGGGATATTTTTTACTTTTTTACTAATTCTGACAATTAGTTTATTTATGCAGGATGCGGTATTAGAACCTTATGGTGGTGAAGTTTTTGGAATGTGTATTTCGGAAACTACAAAATTAAATGTACCTTTTGGGGTGGGAACGCTGATTGGAATTGGTTCGACGGGTTTTTTATTGTTACCTCGTCTTGGTAAGAAAAATACTACCAAATTTGGTTGTATGGGCGCAGCAGTAAGTTTTGGTTTAATTATTTTGTCGGGTTTTACTGCGAATGCGGGACTTTTGAAGGGTAGTTTGCTGTTTTTTGGTTTATCATCAGGGGTATTAACCGCAGGTGCGACGAGTTTGATGTTAGATTTGACCGCAGCAGAAACCGCAGGTACATTTATTGGTGCGTGGGGTTTAGCCCAAGCGATCGCGCGAGGATTAGCGACGGTACTCGGTGGGGCGGTGTTGAATTTAGGTAAACTAATCTTTACTGTACCAGTTTTAGCTTATGGAACTGTATTTGCAATGCAAGCAATTGGGATGATTGTCGCAATTTGGTTTCTGCGACGAGTAAATATTCGCGAATTTCAAGCTAATGCAAAAGCAGCGATCGCAACAGTTATGGAAGGGGATCTCGATGGATAA
- a CDS encoding inositol monophosphatase family protein encodes MDKTEFWDEVLDFAEKITARVGSQLVTEFGQIRATTKEDGSLVTQADKWADREITAAIANTFPTHGVISEETQHILPDTDWCWVIDPIDGTTNFTRGIPVWGISLGLLYQGTPVFGAVRLPPLGQFFHGYWYGDSGLTGPTGAYLNGNPIHTSPDSPTSNHLFNLCARSTSVLRNTFPCKIRAIGVATYSVILVATGASLGAVEATPKIWDIAAVWAILKAAGGVFAHIEPEPVFPLTIGENYGKRPFPSLAASREELVPVFMPLVEFLGEKTLGSQSKS; translated from the coding sequence ATGGATAAGACAGAGTTTTGGGACGAGGTTTTAGATTTTGCGGAGAAAATTACCGCCCGCGTTGGATCTCAATTAGTAACAGAATTTGGTCAAATACGAGCAACGACAAAAGAAGATGGATCTTTAGTCACCCAAGCGGATAAATGGGCAGATCGAGAAATTACTGCGGCGATCGCGAATACTTTTCCTACCCACGGAGTTATCAGCGAAGAAACTCAACATATTCTCCCCGATACTGACTGGTGTTGGGTAATTGACCCCATCGACGGTACAACTAATTTTACGCGGGGAATCCCAGTTTGGGGCATTTCTCTAGGTTTACTTTATCAAGGAACCCCTGTATTCGGTGCAGTCCGTTTACCTCCCCTCGGACAATTTTTTCACGGTTATTGGTATGGTGATTCTGGTTTAACAGGTCCGACTGGCGCATATTTAAACGGTAATCCCATCCATACCAGCCCTGACTCGCCTACTAGCAACCATTTATTTAACCTTTGCGCCCGCAGCACATCTGTCCTGAGAAATACTTTTCCCTGTAAAATTCGGGCGATCGGAGTTGCGACTTACAGCGTCATTCTCGTAGCTACTGGCGCTTCCCTCGGCGCAGTAGAAGCAACCCCGAAAATTTGGGATATTGCCGCAGTTTGGGCGATTTTAAAGGCTGCGGGTGGAGTTTTTGCCCACATCGAACCAGAACCAGTTTTCCCCTTGACAATTGGCGAAAATTATGGTAAGCGTCCTTTTCCGAGTTTAGCTGCTAGTCGGGAAGAATTAGTACCTGTATTTATGCCTTTGGTAGAATTTCTGGGAGAGAAGACACTGGGATCTCAATCTAAAAGCTAA